From one Amycolatopsis sp. FDAARGOS 1241 genomic stretch:
- a CDS encoding TetR/AcrR family transcriptional regulator, giving the protein MITRDPAAKRQRLLEAAFAEFAAHGIAGARVDRIAKRAKCSAGLGYTYFGGKDDLFDAVFEVATGTSTPLTANDLPGYAGKLFDAQEANPDTQRLLTWYRLDRGGSVTTTSGAKVDTLREAQRASELSDRFDPEQLRALVHTLASMCSAPTQETPDLPRERRRDRSRAPARGLARKP; this is encoded by the coding sequence CCGAGTTCGCCGCCCACGGCATCGCGGGCGCGCGGGTGGACCGCATCGCCAAGCGTGCGAAGTGCAGCGCGGGGTTGGGGTACACGTACTTCGGCGGCAAGGACGACCTGTTCGACGCCGTCTTCGAAGTGGCGACGGGCACGAGCACGCCCCTGACCGCGAACGACCTGCCCGGTTACGCCGGCAAGCTCTTCGACGCGCAGGAAGCCAACCCGGACACGCAGCGGCTGCTCACCTGGTACCGCCTCGACCGCGGCGGCTCGGTCACCACCACGAGCGGGGCGAAGGTCGACACGCTCCGCGAAGCCCAGCGCGCGAGCGAGCTCAGCGACCGTTTCGACCCCGAACAGCTGCGCGCGCTCGTCCACACGCTGGCGTCGATGTGCTCGGCGCCCACGCAGGAAACACCGGACCTGCCCCGCGAACGCCGCCGTGACCGAAGCCGTGCGCCGGCTCGTGGACTAGCCCGAAAACCGTGA
- a CDS encoding SRPBCC family protein encodes MTDVKHATFTLERHYPVSPAKVFAAWADPAVKAGWFGAGDHSLDFRVGGRETNRAGDFTFTSDYHDIVDGERIVYASTLSGGAGLATVSVTTVELVPDGSGTRLVLTEQGTFLDGHEEPEWRERGTGDWLDKLGGHLGA; translated from the coding sequence ATGACCGACGTCAAGCACGCCACGTTCACGCTCGAACGCCACTACCCCGTCTCGCCCGCGAAGGTGTTCGCAGCCTGGGCCGACCCGGCCGTGAAGGCCGGCTGGTTCGGCGCCGGTGACCACTCGCTGGACTTCCGCGTCGGCGGCCGCGAGACCAACCGCGCTGGTGACTTCACGTTCACGTCCGACTACCACGACATCGTCGACGGCGAGCGCATCGTGTATGCCTCGACACTCAGCGGCGGTGCTGGGCTCGCGACGGTCTCGGTCACCACCGTCGAGCTGGTCCCGGACGGCTCGGGGACGCGGCTCGTGCTCACCGAGCAGGGCACGTTCCTCGACGGCCACGAGGAGCCGGAGTGGCGCGAGCGCGGCACGGGTGACTGGCTCGACAAGCTGGGTGGCCACCTCGGCGCGTGA
- a CDS encoding helix-turn-helix transcriptional regulator, producing MVDHQLDRVFQALADATRRELVARLVRGPAAVKELAQPHAMSLPAVMQHLKVLESCGLVASEKAGRVRTYRLEPAGLRLAEQWLGKQRTGWERRLDRLGDLLAAENHEGSTS from the coding sequence ATGGTTGACCATCAGCTCGACCGGGTGTTCCAGGCCCTGGCCGACGCCACCCGGCGTGAGCTCGTGGCGCGGCTGGTCCGGGGACCGGCCGCGGTGAAGGAACTGGCGCAGCCGCACGCGATGTCGCTGCCCGCCGTGATGCAGCACCTCAAGGTGCTCGAGTCGTGCGGGCTGGTGGCTTCGGAGAAGGCCGGTCGCGTCCGCACGTACCGGCTGGAGCCCGCGGGGCTGCGCCTGGCCGAGCAGTGGCTGGGGAAGCAGCGCACGGGCTGGGAACGCCGGCTCGACCGCCTCGGTGACCTGCTGGCCGCCGAAAACCACGAAGGGAGCACGTCATGA
- a CDS encoding YciI family protein, translated as MRYLMLICGTSHDESKPAGEPIDSATEAWVKEMDGRGVRLMGQRLRPASSATTVRVQDGEVLLTDGPFAETKEQILGFDLLECADLDEALEVAAKHPAAQWGPVEVRPLWPFGGEEN; from the coding sequence ATGCGCTACCTGATGCTGATCTGCGGGACGAGCCACGACGAGTCGAAGCCGGCCGGCGAACCCATCGACTCGGCCACCGAGGCGTGGGTGAAGGAGATGGACGGCCGCGGCGTGCGCCTGATGGGCCAGCGGCTGCGGCCGGCGAGCTCGGCGACGACCGTGCGTGTGCAGGACGGCGAGGTACTGCTGACCGACGGGCCGTTCGCGGAGACCAAAGAGCAGATCCTCGGCTTCGACCTGCTGGAGTGCGCGGACCTCGACGAGGCCCTCGAAGTCGCGGCGAAGCACCCCGCGGCGCAGTGGGGTCCGGTCGAGGTGCGCCCGCTGTGGCCGTTCGGCGGGGAGGAGAACTGA
- a CDS encoding RNA polymerase sigma factor, producing the protein MAVRRGGELSSNAAEATEAAVTAAFREEGGRVVATLIRLTGDWDLAEECAQEALARALERWPRDGVPARPAAWLTTTARNHALTRLKRSATESAKLRELAALAPVEEPEADPSGVADDRLRLMFTCCHPALPLEGRVALTLRTLAGLTTAEIARAFLVSESTMSQRLVRTKRKIREAGIPYRVPPAHLLPERTAAVLGVLYLLFNEGYAATAGDSAARHDLCAEAIRLTRTLLQLRPADPEIEGLLALLLLQHSRRDARLDAAGDLVPLDEQDRTRWDREAIGEGLALVDTALHRGSPGPYQLQAAIAALHAAAASAADTDWTQIAALYGELAKRVPSAVVQLNRAVAVAMADGPEAGLALVDTIAGDLGGYHLLPATRADLLRRLGRLGEAADAYRAALALAGNEADRRFLKRRLTETSPETAPKGSTPFDG; encoded by the coding sequence GTGGCCGTTCGGCGGGGAGGAGAACTGAGCTCGAACGCGGCTGAAGCCACCGAGGCCGCGGTCACGGCCGCCTTCCGCGAGGAGGGCGGCCGGGTGGTGGCCACGCTCATCCGGCTCACCGGCGACTGGGACCTCGCCGAGGAGTGCGCCCAGGAAGCTCTCGCGCGGGCGCTGGAACGCTGGCCCCGCGACGGCGTGCCCGCCCGGCCGGCCGCGTGGCTCACCACGACCGCGCGCAACCACGCGCTGACGCGGCTCAAGCGCAGCGCCACGGAGTCCGCGAAACTGCGCGAGCTCGCCGCACTGGCGCCCGTCGAGGAACCCGAAGCCGACCCCAGCGGAGTAGCGGACGACCGGCTGCGGCTCATGTTCACGTGCTGCCACCCGGCGTTGCCGCTCGAAGGCCGCGTCGCGCTGACCCTGCGCACGCTCGCCGGCCTGACGACGGCGGAGATCGCGCGGGCGTTCCTCGTCAGCGAGTCCACGATGTCGCAACGGCTCGTGCGCACGAAGCGCAAGATCCGCGAAGCCGGCATCCCCTACCGCGTGCCGCCCGCGCACCTGCTGCCCGAACGCACGGCGGCCGTCCTGGGCGTGTTGTACCTGCTGTTCAACGAGGGTTACGCGGCGACCGCCGGCGACTCCGCAGCGCGCCACGACCTGTGCGCGGAAGCGATCCGGCTCACGCGGACCCTGCTGCAGCTGAGGCCGGCGGACCCGGAGATCGAGGGCCTGCTGGCGCTGCTGCTGCTCCAGCACTCCCGCCGCGACGCGCGCCTCGACGCCGCCGGCGACCTCGTGCCGCTCGACGAACAGGACCGCACCCGCTGGGACCGCGAGGCCATCGGAGAAGGGCTCGCGCTCGTCGACACCGCGCTGCACCGCGGCTCCCCTGGTCCGTACCAGCTGCAGGCCGCGATCGCCGCGCTCCACGCCGCCGCGGCTTCGGCCGCCGACACCGACTGGACGCAAATCGCGGCCCTGTACGGAGAACTGGCCAAACGCGTGCCGTCCGCGGTCGTGCAGCTCAACCGCGCGGTGGCCGTCGCGATGGCCGACGGACCGGAAGCCGGCCTCGCCCTCGTCGACACCATTGCGGGTGATCTCGGCGGCTACCACCTGCTGCCCGCGACCCGCGCGGACCTGTTGCGGCGCCTCGGCCGGCTCGGCGAAGCCGCCGACGCGTACCGCGCGGCCCTCGCGTTGGCCGGCAACGAAGCCGACCGCCGGTTCCTCAAGCGGCGCTTGACCGAAACCAGTCCGGAGACAGCCCCGAAAGGTTCGACTCCGTTTGATGGGTGA
- a CDS encoding FMN reductase, with the protein MTARTIAVVTAGLSQPSSTRLLADRLADATRAALGPDTVVEVIELRDTAVDVTNNLLTGFPSPSLKEVIDTVTHADGLIAVTPVFTASYSGLFKSFFDVLDKDALEGKPVLLAATGGTERHSLVLDFALRPLFAYLRANPVATGVYAASSDWGSVSATGALQRRVERAAGELATLVKATPEKTVTDELTSLPFEQLLAAEGLN; encoded by the coding sequence ATGACCGCACGCACCATCGCCGTGGTCACCGCCGGGTTGAGCCAGCCGTCGTCCACCCGGCTGCTGGCCGACCGGCTGGCGGACGCGACCCGCGCCGCGCTGGGCCCCGACACGGTCGTCGAGGTGATCGAGCTGCGCGACACCGCCGTGGACGTCACCAACAACCTGCTCACCGGTTTCCCCAGCCCGAGCCTGAAGGAAGTCATCGACACGGTGACGCACGCCGACGGCCTGATCGCCGTCACCCCGGTGTTCACCGCGTCCTACAGCGGGCTGTTCAAGTCCTTCTTCGACGTGCTCGACAAGGACGCGCTGGAGGGCAAGCCCGTGCTGCTCGCCGCGACCGGCGGCACGGAGCGGCACTCGCTGGTGCTCGACTTCGCGCTGCGCCCGCTGTTCGCCTACCTCCGCGCCAACCCCGTCGCGACGGGCGTGTACGCCGCTTCGTCGGACTGGGGCAGCGTCAGCGCGACAGGCGCGTTGCAGCGCCGCGTCGAGCGCGCGGCCGGCGAGCTCGCGACGCTGGTGAAGGCCACGCCGGAGAAGACGGTCACCGACGAGCTCACGTCGCTGCCGTTCGAGCAGCTGCTGGCCGCCGAAGGACTGAACTGA
- a CDS encoding LLM class flavin-dependent oxidoreductase, with product MQFGIFTVGDVTTDPTNGTTPSEHERIKAMVRIALKAEEVGLDVFATGEHHNPPFVPSSPTTMLGYVAAQTKKIVLSTSTTLITTNDPVKIAEDFAMLQHLADGRVDLMLGRGNTGPVYPWFGQDIRQGIPLTLEHYTLLRRLWREEVVDWEGKFRTPLQGFTSTPRPLDGVPPFVWHGSIRSPEIAELAAYFGDGFFANNIFWPKEHYQQLIGFYRQRYEHYGHGKADQAIVGLGGQAFIRPKSQDAWNEFRPYFDNAPVYGHGPTMEDFTDQTPLTVGSPQEVIDKTLTFRESFGDYQRQLFLMDHAGLPLKTVLEQLDLLGEQVVPVLRKELESMRPKHVPDAPTHESLKAAQEAEAAKAAETPETAEAPEHTETLV from the coding sequence ATGCAGTTCGGAATCTTCACGGTGGGCGACGTAACGACCGACCCCACCAACGGCACCACGCCGTCGGAGCACGAGCGCATCAAGGCGATGGTCCGGATCGCGCTCAAGGCCGAAGAGGTCGGCCTGGACGTGTTCGCGACCGGTGAGCACCACAACCCGCCCTTCGTGCCCTCTTCGCCGACGACGATGCTCGGTTACGTCGCCGCGCAGACGAAGAAGATCGTGCTCTCGACGTCGACGACGCTGATCACCACGAACGACCCGGTGAAGATCGCCGAGGACTTCGCGATGCTGCAGCACCTCGCCGACGGTCGCGTGGACCTGATGCTGGGCCGCGGCAACACCGGCCCCGTGTACCCGTGGTTCGGGCAGGACATCCGCCAGGGCATCCCGCTCACCCTCGAGCACTACACGCTGCTGCGCCGGCTCTGGCGCGAGGAGGTCGTGGACTGGGAAGGCAAGTTCCGCACCCCGCTGCAGGGCTTCACCTCGACCCCGCGCCCGCTCGACGGCGTGCCGCCCTTCGTGTGGCACGGCTCGATCCGCAGCCCGGAGATCGCCGAGCTGGCCGCCTACTTCGGCGACGGCTTCTTCGCCAACAACATCTTCTGGCCGAAGGAGCACTACCAGCAGCTGATCGGCTTCTACCGCCAGCGCTACGAGCACTACGGGCACGGCAAGGCCGACCAGGCCATCGTCGGGCTCGGCGGGCAGGCCTTCATCCGGCCGAAGTCGCAGGACGCGTGGAACGAGTTCCGGCCGTACTTCGACAACGCGCCGGTGTACGGGCACGGCCCCACGATGGAGGACTTCACCGACCAGACCCCGCTCACGGTCGGGAGCCCGCAGGAAGTCATCGACAAGACGCTGACCTTCCGCGAGAGCTTCGGCGACTACCAGCGCCAGCTGTTCCTCATGGACCACGCCGGCCTGCCGCTGAAGACCGTGCTGGAGCAGCTCGACCTCCTGGGCGAGCAGGTCGTGCCGGTGCTGCGCAAGGAACTCGAGTCGATGCGCCCGAAGCATGTGCCCGACGCGCCGACCCACGAGTCGCTGAAGGCGGCGCAGGAGGCGGAGGCGGCCAAGGCTGCTGAGACTCCCGAGACCGCCGAGGCCCCTGAGCACACCGAAACTCTCGTCTGA